The region ATTGCGCAAACATAAATGTTGATATACCTTCAAATCCTTGTATTTCTGCCCAAGAAGCCATTTCTAAATAAATTTGTGACGAATCACCTTCTATTTTTATCTGCTCGTTAAGCGCTTTTTCTAATTTTACTGATAACATAACTCTCTTTTTTTAATTAAGCGATTTGTATTCTTTGTCTATTCGCGATGCTAATTCAGCATCAACTGGAACTAGAGGTAAACGCAATGTGTTTCCCATTACACCTTCCACTTTTAATATCTCTTTTATTCCAGCAGGATTACCTTGCTCAAATATCATATCTATAATAGGCATTAATTGATATTGTAGTTCAAAAGCTTCCTTTACATTTCCTTTTAAACCAAAGCGAATCATATCCGTAAATTTCTGTGGCACTCCTTGTCCAATAACAGAAATAACTCCCGCTCCACCTGCTAACACTAAAGGCAATGCTATAGCATCATCCCCCGAAATAACTAAGAACTCTTTACGCGTACTTTGACGGATAAGTTCCATTCCTTGTACCATGCTTCCAGCAGCTTCCTTTATACCAATTATATTGCTAAACTCATTTGCTAAACGTACTACTGTACTAACAGCCATATTACTCCCTGTTCTACCTGGAACATTATATAAAATAATAGGCAACAGACTCTTAAGTGCTATTTGCTTAAAATGCTGATAAATACCTTCCTGCGTTGGTTTATTATAATAAGGTGATACCGATAATATTGCATCAAATCCTTCTAAATTCTCTTCATTTAACTCTTCTAATACAGCTTGTGTATTATTTCCTCCTACTCCTAATACTAATGGCAATCTTTGCTTATTAGCCTTTATAACGGTACGTTTGACTAATTGTTTCTCTTCGTTGCTAAGCGTAGCTGATTCTCCTGTAGTTCCTAATACTACTAGATATTCTACCCCTCTTGCTGTTGTGTATTCTACCAAATCCTGTAATGCTTCTACATCTACAGAAAAATCGTTTCTAAATGGCGTTACTAATGCCACTCCCGTACCAATAAGTGATTGCATAGTTATTTTAAATTATTAATGTTTAAAAACGTTTATATATTTATATAAATTCTCAATAAAACTGTCTACCTCTAGACTTTCTAATACTAAACTAAAATGATTTAGCATTGTATTCTCACTCGAAACACCTACCTTAAATAAAGCATTCGACTTTGCTGTCATCCACATTAATGGTACAGCTTTATTAGTATAATAACTAACTAATATGTCAAATTGCTTTTCAATAAAATCAAGTATCTCAATATTCTCAGTACTACCAGAAATAGTAAAATCTTTCATTCCAAAACACCCTTCTTCCAATATTTTCTTATTCTCAGAAGTGTAAATTAAAACTTTTATCTTAACACCACTTATCCCTTTTCTCTCAAATGCTTTGATTAAGTCAGGAATAATACGAGCATCTGATTTATTAACTAAGATTCCTACTTCTTTAAACTCATATTTAAAATCCGCAGGTAATGCTTTTAATGTTGACTTTTCTACTACTTTACTGAGTGATCTTTTCTTTAAAGTATTAAACCACATATAAGTTACTCTTTTTTGTAAAGATAAACAAATAGCTAAATAGGCAATACTACTTTTAACATTGAATTATTGTATCAGATCTAAAAACTCATTCTCGGTTAAGATAGTAACTCCTAATTTGTTTGCTTTTTCTAATTTAGAAGGTCCCATTTTATCACCTGCTACGACATAATCTGTCTTAGACGTTATAGAACTTCCTACTTTCCCACCATGATCTTCTATAACTTGCTTTATTTCATCACGAGACATCTTTTCAAATACTCCCGAAACAACTAAAGTTTTTCCTAACAATGTATCTGATATGACTGTCGATTCTTTTTCTTCCAAAACGAACTGCACACCATAGTCTTTTAGCCTAGCTATAATTGCTTTATTCACATCACTACTAAAGAAATCTATCACACTCTGTGCAATACGCTCTCCTATCTCATCCACCATAATCAATTCCATCAAAGGAGCTACTGCTAAAGCATCAATAGTCTTATAGTGATTAGCTAACTTCTTTGCAACAGTTTCACCTACATAACGAATACCTAAAGCATAAAGAACGCGCTCAAATGGAATCTGTTTAGATGCTTCTATACCCTTGATTAGATTGTCAGCAGACTTCTCTCCCATTCGTTCTAACCCTAGAACTTGTTCTTTTCTCAATTCATACAGATCTGCATAGTTTTCTACCAACCCATTTTTGTATAATAGAACTACCGTTTCTTCACCAAGCCCATCTATATCCATCGCCTTACGAGAAATATAATGCTGTATTCTACCAGCTATCTGAGGCGGACAACCATACACATTAGAACAATAATGTTGAGCTTCCCCTTCACTTCGCTTTAATTTAGTACCACACTCAGGGCATTCTTTAATGTAAATCGTACGCTCTGAATCAGCAGGTCGTGCGTCGAAATTAACTCCAACAATCTTTGGAATAATCTCTCCACCTTTCTCTACATACACAGAGTCATTCACTCGAATATCAAGCTTTGCTATCTGATCTGCATTGTGCAGTGATGCTCTTTTCACTATTGTACCTGCTAATTGCACAGGTTCCAGATTTGCCACAGGCGTTATAGCTCCAGTACGTCCTACTTGGTAAGAAATAGAATTTAATACTGTTTCTGCTTGCTCTGCTTTAAACTTATAGGCTATTGCCCATCTAGGTGCTTTAGATGTATACCCAAGTTCATCCTGATAGTGTAATGAATTTACTTTTATAACCACACCATCTGTCTCATAAGGTAACTCATGTCTATGCACGTCCCAGTAAGAGATAAACTCAAATACTTCATCTATATTTTTTGCTAACTTCGAAATAGTAGGTACTTTAAACCCCCATTCTCTGGCTCTACCAAGACTCTCATATTGAGTCATCATCCCTAAATCACTTCCTACCACATAATATAACAAACAATCAAGTGGTCTCTTGGCTACCTCTGCACTATCTTGAAGTTTTAAACTTCCCGATGCGGTATTTCTAGGATTAGAATAAGGTGTTTCTCCTATTTCAATTAACTCTTGATTCATCTTTTCAAAACCAGCTAGTGGCAATACAATCTCTCCACGAATATCAAAACTAGCTGGATAATCTCCTTTTAATCGAATAGGCACAGACTTAATCGTGCGGATATTATTTGTCACATCATCTCCCTGTACTCCATCTCCTCGTGTTACTGCTCTTGCGATTTCTCCGTTCTCATACGTTATACTAATAGACGCTCCATCATATTTTAATTCACAAGTAAACTCTACAGGAACATCTCCTAAAACCTTTTGTACTCGTTGCTCCCAGTCAAGTAAATCTTCTTTAGAATACGAATTATCTAAAGAATACATACGATGACGATGTACAACAGTATTAAAATTCTTGGTCACTGTACCTCCTACCCTTTGAGTAGGTGAGTTTATATCATAATATTCTGTATGAGCTAACTCTAGTTGCTCTAATACTTTTAATTTTTGATCAAAATCAAAATCTGAAATAGTAGGATTGTCTAACACATAATAATTATAATTATGGTCATTTAACTCTTTGCGGAGTAACTCTAATTGTGCTTTAATATCCATCTAACTAATATTTATAACTTAAGCATTTCTTTAAATTGTCCATATAAATGCCCCTCGCTTAAGATAGCTCCTTGTTGTATTAAACCAAAAATTTCACTATTTCGATCATCACCAAACCCTTTACCTCCATGTCTAACTTCTACATCTTCTGTAAAAATCGCATCAGACAACCATTGCAAACCTTCCTTTGTTAAAAAATCTATATCCGATTGCTTAGCTTTAATAACGATAGTCTTTATCTCTTTATCATCAAACCCGAATAAAAAGATATAATTCTTAGAATAATGCTCTAAATACTTTGCTGTATTCAAAACACCCTCCCAAATCAAGTCAGAGAATATATCTAATTCTTGGTCAGCTACTTCAGGCTTTTCTTCCTTTATCTTATCCCATTCATTTTTATCTATCTGCTGTGAGACCAAAAAATTAATAAACTCAGGATGTAATTCCTCTAACTGCTCTTTAGTAAGCCTAGTATATTTCATAATAAAATTCCATTTGAAACAAAGATAACACCTTCATTCCAATTCATATAATCTGATAAAATTAATTCTTGATGATTGCTGCTAATTCTTTTTTCTTAGCTGTTGCGTATTTAAGAGGAACATAATCTGCCTCTACAACATCCATTTCATAAAAAGAAAGTGTTCTTATATCAAATACAAATGTTCCTACAGTAACTATTCTATCCTCATAGTTCTCATATACAGTAAACTGATAAAAATTTCCTCTTTTCCCAGAACCATCTATATCTGCATTAGGAGATACATCTACCCGCAATCCAACACCTATACCACCATTCTCTTTTACTGCGTTGCTAAACTCTTCTCCTAAATAATCCTTAGCTGATGTAGTCTTCAATGCTGCAATAACAGTCTCTAATCCATCTTTACTAATTTCAATCTTATTCACTTCACTCATTAATTCAAGTGCCTTCTTATTATCTACTTTAAGAATCTTAGTTGTATTCTTTAAGATAGTAGGCTCTTGCTCATATAAGTTCTCCCAAGGAGCTATTCCTTCAGTTGTTTTTAAATCTCCTCCATCTATCGATTCTACAGGCACTTCTTTTTCAGGCGAAACAGTCTCAATCCCCACCCCTTCGGTATCTTTTATATCTTTCTCATCCTTACAACTAAATAAAGACAATCCTAAAATCACTACACCTAAAAACTTTACTATTCTATTCATATCTAATATTTTCTTTAAATATCAACTTAAAATTACAATTCTATAAATATACATAATCTTCAAGATCCCCCTCCTAAACATGACCACAAAGTCGATTATTATACCCTTCCAATATACAAAAAAAGAAAAAAACCTAATTCGTTTATTTCGCGAAAATATATAGCAAAAAAAAGACCCCCTAAAACAGGAGGTCTTTTCTATATATAATCATTTAAGACTATTCTTGCTCAGCGATTACTTCGTAATCTACTTCAACGATTACATCACGGTGTAAACGAACGTTTGCAGTATATTTACCTAAACGTTTGATAACTCCTGAAGTGATGAATTTTTTATCAACTGATTGACCGTTTTTAGCGAAAACCTCAGCGATATCTGCATTAGTTACAGATCCGAATAATTTCTCACCACCAGCTTTAACAGTGATTTTGATATCTAAAGCTTTTAATGCTTCAGCTACAACTTTAGCATCAGCTACAATTTTAGCTTCTTTGTGCGCTCTTTGTCTTAAGTTCTCAGCTAATACTTTTTTAGCAGATGGAGTAGCTAAGATAGCAATTCCTTGAGGGATTAAATAGTTACGTCCGTATCCTGGTTTAACAGTTACTACGTCATCTTTAAATCCTAACTTTTGAACGTCTTGTTTTAAGATAATTTCCATTGTTGATGTCCTTTTTAAAAGAAGTTAGGTTTCACGAATGAAAACCAACAACCTTAGTTTTTTATTATTTTAATAAATCAGCTACGTATGGCATTAAAGCTAAATGACGTGCTCTTTTTACTGCTACAGATACTTTTCTTTGGAATTTCAAAGATGTTCCTGTTAAACGACGTGGTAAAATTTTACCTTGTTCGTTTACGAATTTTAATAAGAAATCAGCATCTTT is a window of Myroides oncorhynchi DNA encoding:
- the dapA gene encoding 4-hydroxy-tetrahydrodipicolinate synthase — translated: MQSLIGTGVALVTPFRNDFSVDVEALQDLVEYTTARGVEYLVVLGTTGESATLSNEEKQLVKRTVIKANKQRLPLVLGVGGNNTQAVLEELNEENLEGFDAILSVSPYYNKPTQEGIYQHFKQIALKSLLPIILYNVPGRTGSNMAVSTVVRLANEFSNIIGIKEAAGSMVQGMELIRQSTRKEFLVISGDDAIALPLVLAGGAGVISVIGQGVPQKFTDMIRFGLKGNVKEAFELQYQLMPIIDMIFEQGNPAGIKEILKVEGVMGNTLRLPLVPVDAELASRIDKEYKSLN
- a CDS encoding DUF6913 domain-containing protein, whose translation is MWFNTLKKRSLSKVVEKSTLKALPADFKYEFKEVGILVNKSDARIIPDLIKAFERKGISGVKIKVLIYTSENKKILEEGCFGMKDFTISGSTENIEILDFIEKQFDILVSYYTNKAVPLMWMTAKSNALFKVGVSSENTMLNHFSLVLESLEVDSFIENLYKYINVFKH
- the ligA gene encoding NAD-dependent DNA ligase LigA; the protein is MDIKAQLELLRKELNDHNYNYYVLDNPTISDFDFDQKLKVLEQLELAHTEYYDINSPTQRVGGTVTKNFNTVVHRHRMYSLDNSYSKEDLLDWEQRVQKVLGDVPVEFTCELKYDGASISITYENGEIARAVTRGDGVQGDDVTNNIRTIKSVPIRLKGDYPASFDIRGEIVLPLAGFEKMNQELIEIGETPYSNPRNTASGSLKLQDSAEVAKRPLDCLLYYVVGSDLGMMTQYESLGRAREWGFKVPTISKLAKNIDEVFEFISYWDVHRHELPYETDGVVIKVNSLHYQDELGYTSKAPRWAIAYKFKAEQAETVLNSISYQVGRTGAITPVANLEPVQLAGTIVKRASLHNADQIAKLDIRVNDSVYVEKGGEIIPKIVGVNFDARPADSERTIYIKECPECGTKLKRSEGEAQHYCSNVYGCPPQIAGRIQHYISRKAMDIDGLGEETVVLLYKNGLVENYADLYELRKEQVLGLERMGEKSADNLIKGIEASKQIPFERVLYALGIRYVGETVAKKLANHYKTIDALAVAPLMELIMVDEIGERIAQSVIDFFSSDVNKAIIARLKDYGVQFVLEEKESTVISDTLLGKTLVVSGVFEKMSRDEIKQVIEDHGGKVGSSITSKTDYVVAGDKMGPSKLEKANKLGVTILTENEFLDLIQ
- a CDS encoding DUF6495 family protein is translated as MKYTRLTKEQLEELHPEFINFLVSQQIDKNEWDKIKEEKPEVADQELDIFSDLIWEGVLNTAKYLEHYSKNYIFLFGFDDKEIKTIVIKAKQSDIDFLTKEGLQWLSDAIFTEDVEVRHGGKGFGDDRNSEIFGLIQQGAILSEGHLYGQFKEMLKL
- the rplI gene encoding 50S ribosomal protein L9; this translates as MEIILKQDVQKLGFKDDVVTVKPGYGRNYLIPQGIAILATPSAKKVLAENLRQRAHKEAKIVADAKVVAEALKALDIKITVKAGGEKLFGSVTNADIAEVFAKNGQSVDKKFITSGVIKRLGKYTANVRLHRDVIVEVDYEVIAEQE
- the rpsR gene encoding 30S ribosomal protein S18, giving the protein MSSIEQSAKGKKDGDIRYLTPLNIETNKTKKYCRFKKSGIQYIDYKDADFLLKFVNEQGKILPRRLTGTSLKFQRKVSVAVKRARHLALMPYVADLLK